From the Theileria equi strain WA chromosome 4 map unlocalized gcontig_1105316255041, whole genome shotgun sequence genome, one window contains:
- a CDS encoding translation initiation factor IF-2, putative (encoded by transcript BEWA_050160A) gives MLHYQGYNESVVKTVKELIDAVSQHTCDEEFVKNQIIGLSSQLTDFRQLSPLSSLIINKTCNQKIRETIHNAFQQTKRVNYTNMYARTKMQIKKGFFNPFESLDTAPKMTIPEIKPLVIEPDEVDAILHAIQQRNVGKPISLSEPSISKKPTGARETVELMDYSKFISHKDTKGVENVQYISQLSCENLAKVVSLESSDYAENLKRMKAIALDIEADVSMLTVEEAEFILGEMGLLNSKIYEKGRRIAIERSVDEWIKRPIVVTIMGHVDHGKTTLLDRIQRTNIVKTEAGRITQKLGAFQVETAKGKITFVDTPGHAAFGAMRSRGIKCADVVILVISADDGIMPQTLEALDLIKKQDMPCIVAVNKIDVSTNEMKEAVRAEISKHLPDSPIVYISAKTGFNVNKVLGQIYETEKKLDAKTSPSSQGRAYVYESVQHPTRGKCLNMIVRDGTFKEGDFILCGHTYGRIRKMFDTSGEQITKTLPSQIVQVSWTQDIAASAGTFAIQCNSQAKANKLASLYLKRTQNTEESYDVTKQLNIDLIPEIKVVLRCCDQGGLDAVLQWIKTFNAEKRASADIEYLVERGYIKKDGNVQELLSLWNPICVVSKQIGPFNSNDIQIAETGQVSLLGFNVDLPSNVALPPIARTHKVIYHLFKDVEKMFKHYYGPTYSMKKEATLHVTRLGTTTLKGVGKKVAIGTVVKDGTVRMNLFFMLTRNGKIVAKDLTLSSMHSSKRSVTELEKGDGNNAILLNQDVDVRVGDELVAYSKEPLPPLFGSNIDCMLKV, from the coding sequence ATGTTACACTATCAAGGCTATAACGAATCGGTTGTAAAAACAGTCAAGGAGCTCATTGATGCCGTATCACAACACACTTGTGATGAAGAGTTCGTAAAGAACCAAATTATTGGCCTATCCAGTCAGTTGACGGATTTTAGGCAGCTGAGTCCCCTCTCGTCTTTGATCATCAACAAGACTTGCAACCAAAAAATACGCGAAACGATTCATAACGCGTTTCAACAGACAAAGAGGGTAAACTATACCAACATGTATGCGCGGACGAAGATGCAAATAAAAAAGGGATTTTTTAACCCATTTGAATCGCTGGATACAGCGCCAAAAATGACAATTCCGGAGATTAAACCGCTCGTGATTGAACCTGATGAAGTTGATGCGATTCTCCATGCCATACAACAGAGGAATGTTGGGAAACCCATCTCTTTATCTGAGCCGTCAATCTCTAAAAAACCCACGGGAGCACGAGAAACCGTGGAACTTATGGACTACTCCAAATTCATTTCTCATAAAGACACCAAAGGAGTagaaaatgtacaatatatATCGCAGTTGTCCTGTGAAAATTTGGCAAAGGTCGTAAGTCTAGAAAGTTCAGATTACGCTGAAAACctgaaaaggatgaaggCGATAGCGCTGGACATTGAAGCTGATGTTAGCATGTTAACTGTAGAGGAGGCTGAATTTATACTTGGGGAAATGGGCCTCTTAAATTCTAAAATATATGAAAAGGGGAGAAGAATTGCCATTGAAAGAAGTGTAGACGAATGGATAAAGAGGCCCATTGTGGTGACAATCATGGGTCACGTAGATCACGGAAAGACGACCCTGCTAGATCGCATACAAAGGACAAACATTGTCAAAACAGAGGCTGGGAGAATCACGCAAAAACTCGGCGCATTTCAGGTCGAAACTGCCAAGGGGAAAATCACCTTTGTGGATACTCCTGGTCATGCAGCGTTTGGCGCAATGAGATCGCGAGGCATAAAATGCGCCGATGTTGTTATTCTTGTCATATCTGCAGATGATGGAATCATGCCTCAGACGTTGGAGGCGCTTGATCTTATCAAGAAACAAGATATGCCATGTATAGTAGCTGTGAATAAGATCGACGTTTCCACAAATGAGATGAAGGAAGCTGTAAGAGCTGAAATTTCCAAACATCTTCCGGATTCGCCTATAGTTTACATTAGTGCAAAAACAGGCTTTAACGTAAATAAGGTACTCGGTCAGATTTATGAAACAGAGAAGAAACTGGATGCAAAGACTAGTCCTTCATCACAGGGTCGAGCGTATGTTTATGAAAGTGTACAACATCCAACTAGAGGAAAATGTCTGAATATGATCGTCCGGGATGGTACATTTAAGGAAGGAGATTTTATCTTGTGTGGTCACACGTACGGAAGGATTCGGAAAATGTTTGATACATCCGGGGAACAGATAACCAAAACTCTTCCATCGCAAATTGTCCAAGTTTCATGGACGCAGGATATCGCAGCATCCGCAGGAACGTTTGCCATTCAATGTAATTCCCAGGCAAAGGCGAACAAATTGGCATCATTATATTTAAAGCGGACACAAAATACTGAAGAAAGTTACGACGTTACCAAACAACTAAATATTGATCTAATACCAGAAATAAAAGTAGTATTGCGCTGTTGTGACCAGGGTGGACTAGACGCTGTTTTACAGTGGATCAAAACTTTCAATGCTGAAAAACGAGCTTCTGCTGATATCGAATACTTGGTGGAAAGGGGatacattaaaaaggatggaaaTGTTCAGGAGTTGTTGAGCCTTTGGAATCCGATTTGTGTTGTTTCCAAACAAATTGGTCCATTTAACAGCAATGATATACAAATCGCAGAAACCGGCCAAGTCTCATTATTAGGTTTTAATGTAGATCTTCCATCTAACGTGGCCTTACCTCCTATTGCCAGAACTCACAAGGTTATTTATCACCTCTTTAAAGATGTCGAAAAAATGTTCAAACATTACTACGGTCCCACGTATTCTATGAAGAAAGAAGCTACCCTCCATGTTACACGTTTGGGAACTACAACACTCAAGGGAGTTGGTAAAAAGGTGGCAATAGGTACAGtggtaaaggatggtacaGTTCGCATGAATTTGTTCTTTATGTTGACTAGGAATGGTAAAATAGTGGCCAAGGACCTTACCCTGTCGTCAATGCATTCATCAAAGAGATCCGTTACCGAACTTGAAAAGGGAGACGGAAACAATGCGATACTTTTGAATCAAGATGTTGATGTTAGAGTTGGTGACGAGCTGGTTGCCTACTCCAAGGAACCACTGCCCCCACTCTTTGGATCAAATATAGATTGCATGCTAAAGGTTTGA
- a CDS encoding hypothetical protein (encoded by transcript BEWA_050180A) yields MVAQPQVIINLKENKRANIDTHTYNGDPLTSGKLIEVTRSSFPSGSTQDFYKYTHTLQTGGEFKLLAILDGGKYIQGVPLNNTVLSVSAYYWRHDSGRKSAKTLLIGVTTKNGTRYYKNSGNYQWHLASTSQLSDKTLEEKLDELVCQHHNAVTLNITFHNSKAHRNGSYCCYKHEHEKRNQGKVTVTVEKVSCTSHISSSLTYYKHEANAGKWRVAAIYYYDGGRRRRMNIDSLTLPTKQSGKVTVYALYYGTNQNPVLIYVDSTGQPNVTGWYKKGTNGSRGNDEEWTEVKDLKDKAPDKLTNPTGCNNENFKQLVKTLRELGCLGLEACALEQNRVQREEVPAADLSDQVPDTESETKILLEGGPMASGEDDEDGEEETEGEASEDGGESAEESPVEALALQIQQAFGLDDLDTIFAVICGGFIGVGLTSATTYITVWKLYKFCKSLRKDPWVRQI; encoded by the coding sequence ATGGTGGCTCAACCACAGGTAATCATTAATCTTAAAGAGAACAAAAGGGCAAATATCGATACTCATACATATAATGGAGATCCCCTCACTAGTGGCAAACTCATTGAGGTTACAAGATCTTCCTTTCCTTCTGGGTCTACACAAGACTTCTACAAGTATACTCATACTCTGCAGACAGGAGGAGAATTCAAGCTACTAGCAATTCTAGATGGCGGTAAATATATTCAAGGAGTTCCTTTGAACAATACTGTCTTGTCAGTTTCCgcctattactggaggCATGACAGTGGTAGAAAGTCTGCCAAGACACTCTTGATAGGAGTCACTACCAAGAATGGAACTAGGTATTATAAGAATAGCGGTAACTATCAATGGCATCTTGCTTCTACGTCTCAACTCTCTGATAAAACTCTAGAGGAGAAGCTAGATGAACTAGTTTGTCAACATCACAATGCAGTTACCTTGAATATAACCTTTCATAATTCTAAGGCTCATAGGAATGGAAGCTACTGCTGTTACAAACATGAACATGAAAAGCGGAATCAAGGGAAGGTTACTGTTACTGTTGAGAAAGTTTCTTGCACATCCCACATCTCAAGTTCTCTTACATACTACAAGCATGAAGCTAATGCTGGTAAATGGAGAGTAGCTGCTATCTACTACTATGATGGTGGtagaagaaggagaatgaatattGATAGTCTTACATTACCTACAAAACAGTCAGGAAAAGTTACGGTTTATGCATTATACTATGGCACCAATCAGAATCCAGTACTCATTTACGTGGATTCTACCGGACAACCTAATGTTACAggatggtataaaaaaGGTACAAATGGTAGTAGAGgtaatgatgaagaatggaCAGAAGTAAAGGATCTCAAAGATAAAGCACCTGATAAGTTAACCAATCCTACAGGCTGCAATAATGAGAACTTTAAACAACTTGTAAAAACTTTAAGAGAACTTGGATGTCTAGGCTTGGAAGCATGCGCTCTTGAACAGAATAGAGTTCAACGTGAAGAAGTCCCAGCtgctgacttatctgaccaggttcctgatacagagtctgagactaagattcttctagaAGGTGGTCCTATGGCATCTGGTGAAGATGACGAGGATGGGGAGGAAGAAACTGAAGGTGAAGCTAGTGAAGATGGTGGTGAATCTgctgaagaatctcctgTTGAAGCTCTTGCTCTTCAAATTCAACAAGCTTTTGGTTTGGATGATTTAGATACAATTTTTGCAGTAATCTGTGGAGGTTTCATTGGAGTTGGTTTGACATCTGCTACAACCTATATTACAGtatggaaactctataaGTTTTGTAAGAGTCTACGAAaagatccttgggttagacagatttag
- a CDS encoding hypothetical protein (encoded by transcript BEWA_050150A), with translation MGEACTNGRASSGTISVKIDISKTDAGGGYRDGCRNIIKVKKDNTPTNSYKKYIHTPVVRSHYIDGIYYNGTRQDTIKVDDSGRYEKKVTVYYLRYDENNVLPLVVGITKGATLCEYYKKTNYFSTYQWTKDVGIILESALLKELPTIGNKLKELIVLNVTTVQGVYYANGESNRRPDANKIVTISVSPESVHTIYKKFKHAPTGIDRMRLLSTKKGVTSIPFEQSIYRSNYNEASVYYWSLDGGHTSPLLLELTSSDKSPSYYTLVDAGGTDKKWKLESGVQSNNIKEKLDEQNCIRNKAHVMDISRRGSYQCPGSCGNSITVADNHFTSYSRTLHSVSDGSFSRFKDGKTKQRGLYAVKGLQKCYVFFYPKEKGRPLLISYKSNDDFTWYRRESFNSTNWEKLNKNVPNDENENDKILSFLLGVYAPEVTVKTEHTDSEKPYTSGSFEITVKSETKTVPRTGSTYHEFKHCLEDGGYFRPYEVKFNGDILHSTWRSDILTSFTVYYSSKQCEYNRLILIKLEKKDGGSDYYTEKHTEGQQLEWIKSDKPIDPEEFLMDLYAPKREKRMQKTTSISAAKAVGLASGVAVACFVVYEGTMMLFNPQKTLFAKMTGLFVRKT, from the coding sequence ATGGGAGAAGCGTGTACCAATGGTAGAGCCTCTTCTGGGACTATATCTGTAAAAATTGACATTAGTAAAACAGACGCCGGCGGAGGATATAGGGATGGTTGTCGTAATATTATAAAAGTTAAGAAGGATAATACACCTACTAACAGTTACAAGAAATATATTCACACCCCTGTAGTCAGATCACATTATATTGatggaatatattacaatgGGACCAGACAAGATACTATAAAAGTAGATGATTCAGGTCGCTACGAAAAAAAGGTAACTGTATACTATCTAAGgtatgatgaaaataatgtTTTACCACTAGTAGTTGGCATCACTAAAGGTGCAACTCTATGTGAATATTACAAAAAGACGAATTATTTTTCCACTTACCAATGGACAAAAGACGTCGGAATTATTCTTGAATCTGCACTTCTCAAAGAACTTCCAACAATTGGCAATAAACTTAAGGAGCTCATAGTGTTAAACGTTACAACAGTCCAAGGAGTTTATTATGCCAATGGAGAATCCAACAGACGTCCAGATGCTAATAAGATAGTTACCATATCAGTTTCTCCAGAATCTGTTCATACAATCTACAAAAAGTTCAAGCATGCTCCCACAGGAATAGATCGTATGAGACTCCTATCCACAAAGAAGGGTGTCACAAGCATACCATTTGAACAATCTATATATAGAAGTAACTATAATGAAGCTTCTGTCTATTACTGGTCGTTAGACGGTGGTCATACTAGTCCCTTGTTACTGGAACTTACATCATCTGATAAATCTCCCTCATACTATACACTTGTTGATGCTGGTGGAACGgataaaaaatggaagcTTGAATCTGGTGTACAGAGCAATAATATCAAGGAGAAACTAGATGAGCAGAATTGTATTAGGAACAAGGCCCATGTTATGGACATTTCAAGGAGGGGTAGTTACCAATGTCCCGGTAGTTGTGGTAATAGCATCACTGTGGCTGATAACCATTTCACTAGTTACTCCCGAACATTACATTCTGTTTCTGATGGTAGTTTCTCTAGATTCAAGGATGGAAAAACGAAACAAAGGGGACTATATGCTGTTAAAGGtctacaaaaatgttaTGTCTTCTTTTACCCTAAAGAGAAGGGCAGACCCCTCTTAATTTCTTACAAATCAAATGATGATTTTACATGGTACAGGCGGGAATCATTTAATTCCACTAACTGGGAAAAGTTAAATAAAAACGttccaaatgatgaaaacGAGAATGACAAAATTCTGAGTTTTCTCCTCGGTGTTTATGCTCCTGAAGTCACCGTAAAGACAGAGCATACTGATTCTGAAAAACCATATACTTCTGGAAGTTTTGAAATAACTGTAAAAAGTGAGACAAAAACTGTCCCTCGCACAGGTTCTACATATCATGAATTCAAACATTGCCTTGAGGATGGAGGATATTTTAGACCCTACGAGGTAAAGTTTAATGGAGACATTCTCCATAGCACATGGCGCTCTGATATATTGACTTCATTCACAGTTTATTACTCTTCCAAACAATGTGAATATAATAGGCTAATCCTCATCAAACTGGAAAAGAAAGACGGAGGTAGTGACTACTACACTGAGAAACATACGGAAGGCCAACAGCTCGAATGGATAAAGAGCGATAAACCCATAGACCCTGAGGAATTTTTAATGGATCTCTATGCTCCTAAAAGAGAAAAGCGAATGCAAAAGACAACCTCCATTAGTGCAGCAAAGGCTGTAGGACTGGCCAGCGGAGTAGCAGTTGCATGCTTTGTGGTATATGAGGGAACAATGATGTTATTTAATCCACAAAAGACCCTCTTTGCAAAAATGACAGGTTTGTTTGTGAGGAAAACATAG
- a CDS encoding ribosomal protein L21family member protein (encoded by transcript BEWA_050140A) → MERRLGRNCAAWSGACRMAGVVLLFLLDLPILSIETWYISSLVVSGPPMTASVRLGGHSGEPFLASSRGFLTYREPIATAFLLNAGNTNPPHLHTLKAIIDRPAIDRLMNKKDSRDRSGCYAIVHISGNPRWMEKGRYYDVYRIHQRVGRRVHLLRLQFYQSPTGWYINGEPYIHNIRAVARIIKHFRSPKMTTVKFRSKKHYKRTIGHRQEMTRILIEDFEVFNGPEDGADDSKNEKMENVSGPSRHFSALNMDPINFALMKMQYIKTPSLELPKMKRCTIYKMTEEQKALLGSNPLEHFDPVYNQLAIREQILSHF, encoded by the coding sequence ATGGAGAGGCGTTTGGGCAGAAATTGCGCAGCTTGGAGCGGAGCCTGCCGCATGGCTGGAGTTGTCCTTTTATTCCTCCTGGATTTGCCCATTCTCTCCATTGAAACGTGGTACATATCCTCTCTTGTCGTCAGTGGACCGCCAATGACGGCATCTGTTAGGCTTGGTGGCCACTCGGGGGAGCCGTTCCTTGCATCGAGTAGAGGATTTCTCACGTACAGGGAACCAATTGCTACAGCGTTCCTACTTAATGCAGGGAATACCAATCCACCTCATCTCCACACCCTCAAAGCCATAATAGATCGGCCAGCAATTGACCGTTTGATGAATAAAAAGGACTCTAGGGACCGTTCGGGGTGCTACGCCATCGTCCACATTTCCGGCAATCCGCGTTGGATGGAAAAGGGGCGCTACTACGACGTTTACAGGATCCATCAAAGAGTAGGAAGACGCGTGCATCTTCTCAGACTACAGTTTTATCAATCGCCAACTGGGTGGTACATAAATGGTGAACCGTACATTCACAATATTCGAGCGGTCGCCAGAATTATAAAGCACTTTAGAAGCCCAAAGATGACTACTGTAAAGTTTAGGTCAAAGAAGCATTACAAGAGGACCATTGGACACCGCCAGGAAATGACCAGAATCCTTATTGAGGATTTTGAGGTCTTTAATGGTCCAGAGGACGGTGCGGACGATTCCAAGAATgagaagatggagaatgtTTCGGGACCATCAAGACATTTCTCGGCACTAAACATGGATCCAATAAACTTTGCGCTAATGAAGATGCAGTATATCAAAACGCCAAGTTTGGAACTaccaaagatgaagagaTGTACAATATACAAAATGACAGAGGAACAAAAGGCTCTGCTAGGTTCAAATCCGCTCGAGCACTTTGACCCAGTGTACAATCAACTGGCTATTCGGGAGCAGATTTTATCGCATTTTTAA
- a CDS encoding DEAD box ATP-dependent RNA helicase family member protein (encoded by transcript BEWA_050170A) has protein sequence MENGLMEGDAEKRRKKKNPGGGTGAFGVLGLNKSLCLTLERKFRYKQPSAIQRKTIPLVLKRTDVVCIARTGSGKTIAYLAPIIQLLDVHSTTVGSRCLVLLPSRELALQVASVVKKFVGKTDGLRHATLIGGQALETQFGSLAFNPDIVIATPGRLSQHLVEKSFDMSLLEHFVIDEADKLFEMGFLPDVYRVFSMLPENRQVVLVSATLPSEVSEFVSFGLSNPAVTKIDQDMQINEQLELAFVYSRIILFVATKHHVEFFRCLLTKNGHKVSAVYGSMDMSMRTSQMSQFQSFKTTILIVTDLAARGLDLPLVDIVVNFDFPHSSKLFIHRVGRTARAGKQGLAVSLLTLYDFAFCFEILETIGRKMAISGATPEGSEGGLKNDTCMVGTVGNVVSWVEKINEQISNDSELESLNTSMENSYNLYYKTRPNPSNIAIDKSQSLLESLGGIAVIAASVHPLYTGDVQTPQGSGDENQQDARNAILDYLHGFRPTALKTTMLTTVSQESIDVMTKRKEFAQKFMVSRKNRDLGKLLNNDVNVPAEVADVNVELAPSKDSFLVPSASSNEELHLPNITLNITPDTEELMQKTRFQRKQQWNPKRKRFMDVTVDTMTNRVIKNESGLKVKKGIENKGQLKQWMKKSSQRIQKVGEQENVKKGKRMASTRDDHADDENVTDFEELKTMFPKHAATFEAAQLKHKLTHKQKRTIKRLTTKPSADKPEKRELQKKVSKKKKRTSKAEFQKKQMRKIAAKGAPGRSKVIVRKNKGKKR, from the exons atggaaaatggacTCATGGAGGGAGACGCGgagaaaaggaggaaaaaGAAAAACCCCGGAGGGGGGACCGGTGCGTTTGGCGTTTTGGGCCTCAACAAGTCCCTCTGCCTAACCCTCGAGCGCAAATTCCGCTACAAACAGCCCTCAGCCATACAGAGGAAGACGATTCCGCTGGTTTTGAAAAGGACTGACGTCGTTTGCATCGCAAGGACCGGGTCCGGGAAGACCATCGCGTACTTGGCGCCGATCATCCAGCTGCTGGACGTCCACTCGACCACCGTAGGCTCCAGATGCCTTGTACTGCTGCCCAGCAGGGAACTGGCACTCCAAGTGGCTTCTGTGGTCAAGAAGTTCGTAGGAAAAACCGATGGACTGCGCCACGCCACTCTGATTGGAGGACAGGCCCTGGAGACCCAGTTTGGCTCCCTGGCGTTTAATCCGGACATTGTCATTGCCACACCCGGGCGTCTCTCGCAGCACCTGGTCGAAAAGAGCTTTGACATGAGTCTCTTGGAGCACTTTGTGATCGACGAAGCTGACAAGCTTTTCGAGATGGGATTCCTTCCAGACGTCTACAGGGTGTTTTCCATGCTCCCAGAGAACAGACAAGTCGTGCTGGTTAGCGCTACACTCCCCTCGGAAGTCTCTGAGTTTGTCAGCTTTGGGCTCTCCAACCCGGCAGTCACAAAAATTGACCAGGACATGCAAATCAATGAGCAACTGGAACTCGCGTTTGTCTACTCGAG GATCATCCTATTTGTGGCGACCAAGCATCATGTGGAGTTTTTTCGTTGTCTCTTGACCAAAAATGGGCACAAGGTTTCGGCGGTTTATGGTTCAATGGACATGTCCATGCGTACGTCTCAAATGTCGCAATTTCAAAGCTTTAAGACTACAATTTTAATTGTAACAGATTTAGCCGCCAGAGGTTTGGATCTTCCGCTGGTTGACATTGTTGTAAACTTTGACTTCCCTCACTCCTCCAAGCTGTTTATCCACCGTGTTGGTAGGACTGCTAGAGCGGGGAAGCAGGGTTTAGCGGTGTCCCTATTGACCCTCTACGATTTTGCCTTTTGCTTTGAGATTTTGGAAACCATTGGACGGAAAATGGCAATTTCTGGAGCAACCCCCGAGGGTAGTGAAGGAGGACTTAAAAATGATACATGCATGGTTGGAACAGTAGGAAATGTCGTATCTTGGGTTGAAAAGATAAATGAACAAATATCAAATGATTCAGAGTTGGAAAGTTTGAATACCAGTATGGAGAATTCTTACAATCTGTACTATAAGACCAGACCGAATCCATCTAATATCGCAATTGATAAATCGCAGTCATTGTTAGAATCGCTTGGCGGTATTGCCGTTATCGCAGCCTCTGTTCATCCACTTTATACCGGGGACGTTCAGACTCCACAAGGtagtggagatgaaaaCCAACAAGATGCCAGAAATGCGATTCTGGATTATCTGCACGGCTTTAGACCCACCGCCCTAAAGACTACAATGCTAACTACAGTTTCCCAGGAATCCATAGATGTTATGACTAAACGGAAGGAATTTGCTCAAAAGTTTATGGTCTCACGTAAGAATAGGGATCTTGGTAAATTGCTCAACAATGATGTGAATGTTCCTGCGGAAGTTGCAGATGTAAACGTTGAATTAGCTCCGTCAAAAGACTCGTTTCTAGTCCCATCAGCTAGCTCAAATGAGGAACTGCACCTTCCAAACATTACGCTAAACATAACTCCAGATACTGAAGAGTTGATGCAAAAGACCAGGTTTCAGAGGAAGCAACAATGGAACCCAAAGAGAAAGCGTTTCATGGACGTTACCGTGGACACAATGACCAACCGGGTGATTAAAAACGAGTCTGGATTAAAGGTTAAAAAGGGAATTGAAAACAAGGGCCAGCTAAAGcaatggatgaagaaatcTAGCCAGAGGATACAAAAGGTTGGAGAACAAGAAAATGTTAAAAAAGGCAAGAGGATGGCCAGTACAAGAGACGACCATGCAGATGATGAAAACGTTACAGACTTTGAAGAGCTTAAAACCATGTTCCCAAAACATGCCGCGACATTTGAAGCCGCGCAACTTAAACATAAGCTTACTCATAAGCAAAAGAGGACGATAAAGAGACTCACTACGAAACCCAGTGCAGATAAACCAGAAAAGAGGGAGCTGCAAAAGAAGGTTAGcaagaaaaagaagaggaccAGCAAGGCGGAATTCCAAAAGAAACAAATGAGAAAGATTGCCGCAAAGGGAGCACCGGGCAGGAGCAAAGTAATTGTCCGCAAGAACAAGGGGAAAAAGAGATAA
- a CDS encoding hypothetical protein (encoded by transcript BEWA_050190A), with protein MTGNSVDVDLNYHPGKTGQVSVISQGRRYSYKIASVTVTINVTEYLSDITTYKKLTYTSDKPKIQSIKNNSQDTNMPISDRSTFDVYYWIGDSDYKTPLIVKLEKDNCYEYDSRTSQWKKDVVASVNLGKGLDIQNCTWNKAHQLDISQTSGTYNCTSPACDKKFTIKPDETNKTTHQYIKYTFTPQTPENPSFLYFTDKYSEQTGFSYPRNVKYVNTYWKTSSPGPLIHYKSQEKNIWYKKATDANKWEEISGFGIDELSEDNAVVIKRLIYDNYLPTIKIDVSQTNTPQPTYTDRSSNETINVTKPGDDLKDYDQFTHKPKDNIYFKLGEVKHGDNTTLQGIETQGVFASVTAYYWNSDKNHKTPLLIELVTAENTSKYTYYNKKTKNSKEWTKLFRSDGRTTEIGDNDLKPILDELKNVQFHESSNTGVLAGTSVGTGLGGAGLGALSVWKGPALIARLIARL; from the coding sequence ATGACTGGAAATAGTGTTGATGTTGATCTAAATTATCACCCTGGAAAAACAGGCCAAGTTTCCGTAATAAGTCAGGGTAGAAGATACTCTTACAAGATAGCAAGTGTAACTGTTACAATAAATGTGACTGAATATTTATCCGATATAACCACATACAAAAAACTCACTTACACATCAGATAAACCAAAGATTCAATCTATAAAAAATAACAGTCAGGATACAAACATGCCGATATCCGATAGATCAACCTTCGACGTTTATTACTGGATAGGCGATTCAGATTATAAAACTCCTCTCATTGTGAAACTTGAAAAGGATAATTGCTATGAGTATGATAGTAGAACATCTCAATGGAAGAAAGATGTTGTTGCAAGTGTGAACCTCGGAAAGGGACTGGACATTCAGAACTGTACATGGAATAAAGCCCACCAACTTGACATTTCACAAACTAGCGGTACATATAACTGCACTTCTCCTGCATGTGACAAAAAATTCACCATAAAGCCTGACGAGACAAATAAAACTACACATCAGTACATAAAATACACCTTTACTCCTCAGACCCCTGAAAATCCCAGCTTCCTATACTTTACTGATAAATACAGTGAACAAACTGGATTTTCGTATCCAaggaatgtaaaatatgtaaaCACATACTGGAAAACTAGTTCACCTGGACCTCTCATTCACTATAAATCCCAGgaaaaaaatatttggtACAAGAAGGCCACTGATGCAAATAAATGGGAAGAAATATCTGGATTTGGTATTGACGAGCTCTCTGAAGATAATGCAGTAGTTATAAAGAGGCTGATATATGACAATTACCTTCCAACAATCAAAATTGATGTTTCACAAACAAATACTCCACAACCTACATATACTGACAGAAGTTCGAACGAAACGATCAACGTTACTAAACCTGGAGATGATCTAAAAGACTATGACCAATTTACCCACAAGCCAAAGGATAATATATACTTCAAACTTGGAGAAGTTAAACATGGTGACAATACCACTTTGCAAGGTATAGAAACCCAAGGTGTATTCGCTTCCGTCACAGCATATTACTGGAATAGCGACAAGAATCATAAGACGCCTCTACTTATTGAGTTGGTAACTGCTGAAAATACCTCAAAATATACCTATTATAATAAAAAAACTAAGAACTCAAAGGAATGGACAAAGCTTTTTAGAAGTGATGGTAGAACGACAGAAATTGGAGATAATGATTTGAAACCCATTCTAGATGAGCTAAAGAATGTACAATTTCACGAGTCATCGAATACAGGTGTTCTAGCTGGAACCTCTGTTGGAACTGGACTAGGCGGAGCAGGACTGGGTGCTCTTTCCGTATGGAAGGGCCCTGCTCTAATTGCACGACTAATTGCTCGTCTGTAA